The Castor canadensis chromosome 8, mCasCan1.hap1v2, whole genome shotgun sequence genome contains a region encoding:
- the Psmb9 gene encoding proteasome subunit beta type-9 isoform X3: MADMASYQLELHGLELEEPPLVLAAANVVKNISYKYREDLSAHLIVAGWDQHEGGQVYGTLGGMLTRQPFTIGGSGSTYIYGYVDAAYKPGMSPEECRRFTTDAIALAMSRDGSSGGVIYLVTITAAGVDHRVILGNELPKFYDK; encoded by the exons ATGGCTGACATGGCCTCCTACCAGCTGGAGCTGCATGG GTTAGAACTGGAAGAACCTCCACTTGTTCTGGCTGCTGCAAACGTGGTGAAGAATATCTCCTACAAATATCGGGAGGACTTGTCGGCACATCTCATAGTAGCTGGCTGGGACCAACATGAAGGGGGCCAA GTATATGGAACCCTGGGAGGAATGCTGACTCGACAGCCCTTCACCATTGGTGGCTCTGGCAGCACCTACATATATGGTTATGTGGATGCAGCATACAAACCAGGCATGTCCCCTGAGGAGTGCAGGCGCTTCACCACAGATG CTATTGCTCTGGCCATGAGCCGGGATGGGTCTAGTGGAGGTGTCATCTACCTGGTCACAATTACAGCTGCTGGTGTGGACCATCGAGTAATCTTGGGAAATGAACTGCCGAAATTCTATGATAAGTGA
- the Psmb9 gene encoding proteasome subunit beta type-9 isoform X2, translating into MAVEFDGGVVMGSDSRVSAGEAVVNRVFDKLSPLHQRIYCALSGSAADAQAMADMASYQLELHGLELEEPPLVLAAANVVKNISYKYREDLSAHLIVAGWDQHEGGQVYGTLGGMLTRQPFTIGGSGSTYIYGYVDAAYKPGMSPEECRRFTTDAIALAMSRDGSSGGVIYLVTITAAGVDHRVILGNELPKFYDK; encoded by the exons ATGGCAGTGGAGTTTGATGGGGGTGTCGTGATGGGTTCTGATTCCCGGGTGTCTGCAGG AGAGGCAGTGGTGAACCGAGTGTTTGACAAGCTGTCCCCTCTACACCAGCGAATCTATTGTGCCCTCTCTGGTTCAGCTGCAGATGCCCAAGCCATGGCTGACATGGCCTCCTACCAGCTGGAGCTGCATGG GTTAGAACTGGAAGAACCTCCACTTGTTCTGGCTGCTGCAAACGTGGTGAAGAATATCTCCTACAAATATCGGGAGGACTTGTCGGCACATCTCATAGTAGCTGGCTGGGACCAACATGAAGGGGGCCAA GTATATGGAACCCTGGGAGGAATGCTGACTCGACAGCCCTTCACCATTGGTGGCTCTGGCAGCACCTACATATATGGTTATGTGGATGCAGCATACAAACCAGGCATGTCCCCTGAGGAGTGCAGGCGCTTCACCACAGATG CTATTGCTCTGGCCATGAGCCGGGATGGGTCTAGTGGAGGTGTCATCTACCTGGTCACAATTACAGCTGCTGGTGTGGACCATCGAGTAATCTTGGGAAATGAACTGCCGAAATTCTATGATAAGTGA
- the Psmb9 gene encoding proteasome subunit beta type-9 isoform X1, whose product MLRAGAPTGDFSRAGEVHTGTTIMAVEFDGGVVMGSDSRVSAGEAVVNRVFDKLSPLHQRIYCALSGSAADAQAMADMASYQLELHGLELEEPPLVLAAANVVKNISYKYREDLSAHLIVAGWDQHEGGQVYGTLGGMLTRQPFTIGGSGSTYIYGYVDAAYKPGMSPEECRRFTTDAIALAMSRDGSSGGVIYLVTITAAGVDHRVILGNELPKFYDK is encoded by the exons ATGCTGCGGGCAGGAGCACCTACCGGGGACTTCTCCCGGGCCGGAGAAGTCCACACTGGG ACAACTATCATGGCAGTGGAGTTTGATGGGGGTGTCGTGATGGGTTCTGATTCCCGGGTGTCTGCAGG AGAGGCAGTGGTGAACCGAGTGTTTGACAAGCTGTCCCCTCTACACCAGCGAATCTATTGTGCCCTCTCTGGTTCAGCTGCAGATGCCCAAGCCATGGCTGACATGGCCTCCTACCAGCTGGAGCTGCATGG GTTAGAACTGGAAGAACCTCCACTTGTTCTGGCTGCTGCAAACGTGGTGAAGAATATCTCCTACAAATATCGGGAGGACTTGTCGGCACATCTCATAGTAGCTGGCTGGGACCAACATGAAGGGGGCCAA GTATATGGAACCCTGGGAGGAATGCTGACTCGACAGCCCTTCACCATTGGTGGCTCTGGCAGCACCTACATATATGGTTATGTGGATGCAGCATACAAACCAGGCATGTCCCCTGAGGAGTGCAGGCGCTTCACCACAGATG CTATTGCTCTGGCCATGAGCCGGGATGGGTCTAGTGGAGGTGTCATCTACCTGGTCACAATTACAGCTGCTGGTGTGGACCATCGAGTAATCTTGGGAAATGAACTGCCGAAATTCTATGATAAGTGA
- the Psmb9 gene encoding proteasome subunit beta type-9 isoform X4 — MLRAGAPTGDFSRAGEVHTGTTIMAVEFDGGVVMGSDSRVSAGEAVVNRVFDKLSPLHQRIYCALSGSAADAQAMADMASYQLELHGLELEEPPLVLAAANVVKNISYKYREDLSAHLIVAGWDQHEGGQLLLWP; from the exons ATGCTGCGGGCAGGAGCACCTACCGGGGACTTCTCCCGGGCCGGAGAAGTCCACACTGGG ACAACTATCATGGCAGTGGAGTTTGATGGGGGTGTCGTGATGGGTTCTGATTCCCGGGTGTCTGCAGG AGAGGCAGTGGTGAACCGAGTGTTTGACAAGCTGTCCCCTCTACACCAGCGAATCTATTGTGCCCTCTCTGGTTCAGCTGCAGATGCCCAAGCCATGGCTGACATGGCCTCCTACCAGCTGGAGCTGCATGG GTTAGAACTGGAAGAACCTCCACTTGTTCTGGCTGCTGCAAACGTGGTGAAGAATATCTCCTACAAATATCGGGAGGACTTGTCGGCACATCTCATAGTAGCTGGCTGGGACCAACATGAAGGGGGCCAA CTATTGCTCTGGCCATGA
- the Tap1 gene encoding antigen peptide transporter 1 — protein MAGSKSPTPCGCFCFSRASFAWVGATLLLLADWVLLRPALPRICSLLMPTELPVLRVWVVGLSRWAVLWLGVQGVLKATLHCKSESARVHGWLAALEPLAAALGLALPGLALFRQLDSDRDADSTRLLFWGSRPDAFFLTYAAALPAAALWHKLGSLWAPSDHGDSGDKVRQLLGCLGSEIRRLPLVLVLLVLSCVGEMAIPFFTGRLTDWILQDRTADAFTRNIALMSILTIASAVLEFMGDGIFNSTKGRVHSHLQREVFQAVLRQETEFFLQNQTGAITSRVTDDTSSMCESLSENLSLLMWYLVRGLCLLAFMLWGSLTLTIITLVTLPLFFFLPKKLGKWYQSLEAQVRKSLAESSQVAIEALSAMPTVRSFANEEGEAQKFRQKLEKMKTLNQKEALVYVANLWTTSISGMLLKVGILYIGGHLVTRGAISSGNLVTFILYQIQFTTAVEVLLSTYPRVQKAVGSSEEIFEYLNRTPCCPPSGPLTPLEMEGLVQVQDVSFAYPNSPDVPVLQGLTFTLRPGEVTALVGPNGSGKSTVAALLQNLYQPTRGKLLLDGKPLPQYEHCYLHRQVAAVGQEPQLFGRSLQENIAYGLVQKPTMEEITTAAIESGAHSFISRLPQGYDTEAGEAGSQLSGGQRQAVALARALIRKPRLLILDDATSALDANSQLRVQQLLYESPERSSRSVLFITQNLSLVEQADHILFLKGGTVCEEGTHQQLMENNGCYCAMVQAPAATSE, from the exons ATGGCGGGCTCAAAGTCACCCACTCCATGCGGCTGCTTCTGTTTTTCCCGAGCTTCCTTCGCGTGGGTGGGAGCAACGCTGCTACTTCTCGCCGACTGGGTGCTGCTCCGACCCGCGCTGCCCAGAATATGCTCCCTGCTGATGCCCACGGAGCTGCCGGTGCTCCGGGTCTGGGTGGTGGGCCTGAGCCGCTGGGCCGTGCTGTGGCTGGGGGTCCAAGGGGTTCTCAAAGCAACGCTTCACTGTAAGAGCGAAAGCGCAAGAGTCCATGGATGGCTGGCTGCTTTGGAGCCACTGGCGGCGGCGCTGGGCTTGGCCCTGCCGGGACTGGCCTTGTTCCGGCAGCTGGACTCTGACAGGGACGCTGACAGCACTAGACTACTGTTCTGGGGAAGTCGCCCCGACGCCTTCTTCCTTACCTACGCGGCGGCACTGCCCGCAGCCGCCCTGTGGCATAAGCTCGGGAGCTTGTGGGCGCCCAGCGATCATGGGGACTCTGGAGACAAGGTGCGTCAGCTTCTAGGCTGCCTGGGTTCGGAGATACGCCGCCTCCCGTTGGTGCTGGTCCTGTTGGTCCTCTCCTGTGTTG GGGAGATGGCCATTCCGTTCTTCACAGGCCGCCTCACTGACTGGATTCTACAAGACAGGACAGCGGATGCCTTCACTCGAAACATAGCTCTCATGTCCATTCTCACCATAGCCAG TGCAGTGCTTGAGTTCATGGGCGATGGGATCTTTAACAGCACCAAGGGCCGGGTGCACAGCCACTTACAGAGAGAGGTGTTCCAGGCTGTCCTGCGCCAGGAGACAGAGTTTTTCCTGCAGAACCAAACAG GTGCCATCACATCTCGGGTAACAGATGACACATCTAGCATGTGTGAGTCTTTGAGTGAGAATTTGAGCCTCCTGATGTGGTACCTGGTGCGGGGGCTGTGTCTCTTGGCGTTCATGCTCTGGGGTTCACTGACCCTCACCATAATCACCCTGGTCACCctgcctctgtttttctttctgccgAAGAAACTGGGAAAATGGTACCAG TCACTGGAAGCACAGGTGCGGAAATCCCTGGCAGAGTCAAGCCAGGTGGCCATTGAGGCCCTGTCAGCTATGCCTACAGTCCGGAGCTTTGCCAATGAGGAGGGAGAGGCCCAGAAGTTTAGGCAGAAGCTGGAGAAAATGAAGACACTCAACCAGAAGGAGGCCCTGGTCTATGTAGCCAACCTTTGGACCACCAGT ATCTCAGGGATGCTGCTGAAGGTGGGAATCTTATACATTGGTGGGCATCTGGTGACAAGAGGGGCTATAAGCAGTGGGAACCTGGTCACATTTATTCTCTACCAGATCCAGTTCACCACAGCTGTTGAG GTACTGCTATCTACCTATCCCCGGGTACAGAAGGCTGTGGGCTCCTCAGAGGAAATATTTGAATACCTGAATCGGACTCCTTGCTGCCCACCCAGTGGTCCATTGACTCCTTTAGAGATGGAGGGCCTTGTCCAGGTTCAAGATGTCTCCTTTGCCTATCCAAATTCTCCAGATGTCCCAGTGCTGCAG GGGCTGACGTTCACCCTGCGTCCTGGAGAGGTTACAGCGCTGGTGGGACCCAATGGGTCTGGGAAGAGCACTGTGGCTGCCCTGCTGCAGAATCTGTACCAGCCCACCAGGGGGAAACTGCTGCTGGATGGGAAGCCCCTTCCTCAATATGAGCACTGCTACCTGCATAGACAG GTAGCTGCAGTAGGACAAGAGCCACAGCTGTTTGGAAGGAGTCTCCAAGAAAACATTGCCTATGGCCTGGTCCAGAAACCAACTATGGAGGAAATCACAACTGCTGCAATAGAGTCTGGAGCCCATAGTTTCATCTCTAGACTTCCCCAGGGTTATGACACAG AGGCAGGAGAGGCTGGGAGTCAGCTGTCAGGAGGTCAGCGACAGGCAGTGGCCTTGGCTCGAGCATTGATTAGGAAACCACGTCTACTCATCCTGGATGATGCCACCAGTGCCCTGGATGCAAACAGCCAGTTACGG GTGCAGCAGCTCCTCTATGAAAGCCCTGAGCGGAGCTCTCGCTCTGTGCTTTTCATCACCCAGAATCTTAGCTTGGTGGAGCAGGCTGATCATATTCTTTTTCTGAAAGGAGGCACTGTCTGTGAGGAGGGAACCCACCAGCAGCTCATGGAAAATAATGGGTGCTACTGCGCCATGGTTCAGGCTCCTGCAGCTACTTCAGAATGA
- the Psmb8 gene encoding proteasome subunit beta type-8 produces MALLDVCGAPKGQRPDWAALDAGSGHRSDPGHYSFSMRAPEFALPRGMQPTKFLRCIGGDGESNIQIEMAHGTTTLAFKFQHGVIVAVDSRASAGSYIDTIRVNKVIEINPYLLGTMSGSAADCQYWERLLAKECRLYYLRNGERISVSAASKLLANMMCQYRGMGLSMGSMICGWDKKGPGLYYVNEDGTRLSGHMFSTGSGNTYAYGVMDSGYRPNLSPEEAYDLGRRAIVHATHRDSYSGGVVNMYHMKEDGWVKVESTDVSDLMYQYQEANQ; encoded by the exons ATGGCGTTACTGGACGTGTGCGGAGCCCCCAAAGGGCAGCGGCCCGACTGGGCTGCCCTGGATGCGGGAAGCGGGCATCGCTCGGACCCCGGACACTACAGTTTCTCTATGCGAGCTCCGGAGTTCGCCCTCCCCCGGGGAATGCAG cCTACCAAATTCTTGAGGTGCATAGGTGGAGATGGAGAAAGCAATATTCAGATTGAGATGGCCCATGGCACAACCACCCTGGCCTTCAAGTTCCAGCATGGAGTGATTGTAGCAGTGGATTCCCGGGCTTCGGCTGGGAGTTACattg ACACCATACGGGTCAACAAGGTGATTGAGATTAATCCTTACCTTCTTGGCACCATGTCTGGCAGTGCGGCAGATTGCCAGTACTGGGAACGTCTGTTGGCCAAGGAGTGCAG GCTATATTATCTGCGGAATGGGGAGCGTATCTCAGTGTCAGCAGCCTCCAAACTGCTTGCCAACATGATGTGCCAGTACCGGGGCATGGGTCTGTCCATGGGCAGCATGATCTGTGGCTGGGACAAGAAG GGTCCAGGACTCTACTATGTGAATGAAGATGGGACTCGGCTCTCTGGACATATGTTCTCCACTGGTAGTGGGAACACTTATGCTTATGGGGTCATGGACAGTGGCTATCGGCCCAATCTTAGTCCTGAAGAGGCCTATGACCTTGGTCGCAGGGCTATTGTTCATGCCACCCACAGAGACAGCTATTCTGGAGGCGTTGTCAATA TGTATCACATGAAGGAAGATGGTTGGGTGAAAGTGGAAAGTACAGATGTCAGTGACCTGATGTACCAGTACCAGGAGGCCAATCAGTAA